The stretch of DNA CTCTGCCAACAAACCACAAGGTTATAGGAGagataaataatatattttttaattttctatgGGATGGTAAGGGAGACAAAATAAAGCGCGACATAATGATTAGTGACTACGAGAATGGAGGGCTAAAGATGATTGATATTAAAGTCTTTAATAGAGCTCTTAAATCGGGCTGGATAAAAAAATACTTAGACAATGACAACCATGGAAAATGGAAACTTTTGTTTGATTTGGAATTACGAAAGTTTGGCGGCGAGGAAATTTTTCGAGGCAACCTTAGTAAGGAAGATTTGtcaaaatacataaaaataTCGGATACCTTTACTTCAGAAATACTCCAAATCTGGACGGACATTAAATATGAAGCTAATATTTCCTCCATCGAACAGCTAAAGGCACATAATCTATGGCAAAACTCTCTGATACGTGTCGGAAATAGACCCATTCACTACAGATCATGGTCTTCAAAGGGAGTTACAACCGTGGGTCACTTGATGAAAGACGAGAACAATTTTCTATCTTTCTCTGACTTTACAGATCGTTATAATATCGAAACAAACTTTCTAACTTTTCAAGGCGTGTTATCAGCTGTAAAAGCCCTATGGAAAAGCAACGCGGCAAACTTCCGCAATGGTAATGCCACACACGAATGTATTATTGATacttttttaaagacaaaaaaaccgaATAGACTAGCGTATAAAATTCTTgtgagcaaaaaacaaaagagacccaTCACCGCCCAAACGAAATGGATCGCGGACTGCACGCTTGAAACCCAAGAAATTATCGACTGGAAGACAGTTTACCGAACACCTTTTCTATgcacaaaatttacaaaaataattgtctTCCAATTTAAGCTATTACACAGAAGACTAGCGACCAATAGTTTTTtaaccaaaataaacctaaaggATAATGAGCAGTGCACTTTTTGTCAAAATGATAAAGAGACTCTCATCCATCTCTTCTGGACATGTGAGATATCCACTCTTTTTTGGCAAGGTTTTAAACAATGGGCAATTAACCGAGGAGAACTTTCAAGTAATACTAATCTATCGCCATATCTGGTATTAGGGTTaaagccaaacaagaacaagagcATAAACTTATACTTTTTGATCGCCAGATATTTTATTTGGATATGTAAAATGCGCagtctttctcccaaaatagAAAACTTTTCCCTTTTCCTCTCACATTACGACACAACAAAAGACATCGAAACCCAGAACACCTtcaaacacattcaatgacaatttgtcaaagaaaaaattaaaattaaaaacacttatCTTCTTAAGCATTGGGACCCacatggaatagcccttgcatatgtgtattatactgatgactggattccatctacttaatatacaatcatctttttaggataataccaCCTAGGCCAGTCAGCAGATAATGCTAGAGTGAACTTCTTGctatacagctgaaaatattaattttgtgaaatgcccctttcagggatgtttcctagttgtctatgctctaaagattttgtttaaactcatcaagtacaatgtagcatgcatgtgtgaaatgtctcaagtttagatcagttttgcaatatgcactgtgttgtctgaactgatccttgtaaaatgtttgtagtttcttgtcaattggatttactttctgaaagaaaaataacattaatgacgtctcttgatcaggttaggatctgatgaatttttattttaaaaggcaagcaaattaaagggcaaattaattttctctgagctgtttaATTAATACTGTACatcatacagtgtataatcttttcaccgatttatctcagtttctgttggggccggctttcatcgctcttctataaatttaacaaaagatgctgtgtaaagagcgaaagatgtattttgctttcatgataattataaattcgtattaaaatttgGGGAAGCGTGGAGCTCAATTTGCCTTCTTGCATCTTTGCATACTCCATTTTAATATCACTTTCAGCTtgcttgccaaaatatcttttgtaagcgTGTCTCCATTCACCACCCGGTCTATAATTCACAAGTTGTCTTCCTTTGTTGTTCAGAGTATTATAGAGAGTATCTGGAACGTCATAAGGTTTTTTAATGTCTCTTTACCAACACAGACAAAGAGGAATTGTCCTGTATCGTAACCACTCGGCGAACTAGTCTCCACCGATAAGTTCGAAGCTGTCACCAATTCCACCGGCCGAACATCGCCAAAACAGGGTTTAAGGGAATTTCTGgtcctcccagaaaaccaacaacttgcaaaaaccgtatgagaaacttgcgacaaaagccaacactgtcgcgcgaaaacaattttttcacaatttctacACCACTTCACCTTTTGGAGAGacatcaaaactcgtcaaaaattgtaacaaaatccttatctttcaaacaacgaccttatttttttgatttaatcaacGGCTGTCATTATCCGGCGAACAAAtagtctttttgaatgagcgcgcccttgagcctgcgtttcgtgccgcggatcagtgacttgcgcagtcgtttttcaacTCTGTCAACCCTAACCAGAAATTCGGGACATTTCGTTAACGCGATGATTTGTGTCTGCGGTTACTCTTGAAACCAAAGGAGCATGCTCACTGGCGTCAAATTGCGAAAGCAACATGTACCAACTGTACCAGCTTCACGTCTCAATCTTCCTTGGATCCTTGATCCGTTTTCCTTAGTTAGTTTAAACTATCGACCAGGAATCCAAAAATTAAGAAGATCAATGTAGTTAAACTAATTTCCTCTCTCGTTTTTCATCCCAACAAGCTCATGCCATTTCATCAGAATTGGATATGGCATGTATATTGACAAAGCTATTTCAGATTCTAGACGGCGATGCTGGTTTATGTAAGACAGGGGATTCAGTGACTTTTAGCTTACAACCTAGGGCTTCCTTTTCGAAATtgagcaaaagaaaagacatTTTTAGCGGTATTCCTCTGGGCTCAGGATGTGAAAAACACGAAGAAAAATCGTAATTTTGCGCGATTTTTCGCATTTTGAAGTCTGCAGATATTTGAAACAGCGGTAGAAAGCGTAAAAATGCTAGGCTGCTAAGCTGACATAAACATTGCAGCTTTTTTTGTGCGAAGAAAGCTATGGAAAATGGTTGTTCTTCCCGTTTTTTCACATCCTGCGGGACATTCGTGGGACCAGATGAAGGCTACATCCATTCGTGAAAAAGCTTCCTTTTCGCTGCCGATGGGCGGCATTCTGTTTTATCGTGGAACGTTTTATTTAACGTATTTAAAAAGATCGTAATTTGAAGAAACGTTTGAGGGGTCGGCACCTATGGAAGCATCAAAGACACGCACAGCTCAAAGCTTGGAAGTCAAGGTAAGTTAAGGTATTTTGATCAAGTTAGAAGGCAAGTACCAGcgtaatgcactagtcatttgtttcccccaccccccgacccccggggatagtggggacatatggggaaattactagggcaattacgcgagattacgccataattacgcctctagggggtagggaaattacaagattttcgttcctctgccctaactctctggggacatacagggggaaatatcggggaattcttacctaggaggactgggactgaaaagaaacgaagagcaatggtaatgagtattttcacacgtgcaaaaaatttttttttggtcgcttattcctgtcttgtttctatccagttcttttttttttttgtttcgttccttCTTAGatagttcatgtggcacacacaaatggcaagaactgtatattgtggtaatctccctaacatttccttgatgactcagaatcgtttaggaacagaggggtgggggaattacgtgtgtttgtctgctctagtccccagtggaaatacacctactttacaaccattcaaatgtaattttccTACCCATCCGCGGGggtcaaggggtgggggaaacaaatgactagtgcataaatCCTTGTTATTTTTGCACTATTTGGCGGCTCAAACAATGAACGAAATGGTAAAAAAACTTTCGCTTCGTAGTGTAGTTGCATATTATTTATCAGGAAAGGTCGGCACATcgaatttaatttatttgaactgccaaaaattgatattttattttagatcCCATACATTTCAAACGTAACTTTCGGCGgggaagaaatatttttgtctCCCTTTGCTCTTGCAAAGTACTTTGGCATTAGAATTTGGAAAATATAAATCGACTTACGAACTGAGCATCGTGAAAAAACTGAGAATTCGGTTCTAACGTCTGCTTCCGGTAGTTATGCAAAGTGCGGTGTGAAAGCAACACACGGAGAAATTAATGGAGAAAGTTTCAATTGAGTTGTTTTAGAATAGCATTACACTACACACAAATCATTTAAAGTTAATGATATGAAGTTAATCACGACTGAAGCTTATACAATTATTTTTGCACAGTAAACAAAAAACTTGTATTCTGGGCACGCTTAGTGAAAACATTGTTGATAAGGGGCCGACCATTTCAcatttctctgcaggattttttttttgctcaaaaaagtgttgtgtttacatttacagaatgtatttacatttacattgtggttattgcagtaatagttctaatatggagctgcaaagccttaaaatgttgtaagctatacaaaatcattcttgtatagCTACATGTTTTAACaacaatattctcatgttataaagTGATACTCCGcaggtagatttgaaaatgtttagcttcttaatttaaaaaaatagctaaaaagagcaaaaagcagttcagaaacatgctgacgtcattgttttcattttgtttcattaacatacaaGTTTGCTCTCAGAAGCAATCATGCAATTTACaaaatgacttcaaaaggtcaaattacttatttaaaaagtgataaattcttgggAAGCAAAAGCGATAATGAACCcgtacattctttgtaaaatttcgaatttttaaagcatcattgctcagagattatttGCCTGGTATATcccgttcaaattttcagagatagatCATTATGCCATGTaatttcaatattcagtactttatttttgacaaacTGATTAGAAAACCATAGCCTCCTGCTAATGAGgcagaaaatgtaaacaaagattcccttatAATCACTGGCATAACTCGTGCATACTTATCACGCAGccaaaaaaagctaaaaaagaaaaagcctaACGAAGTCCTTGTGTGTTACCTACGCAATTCAATGGAACAACAAAGTGTGACGGCAATAGCAATGATGATGTTCacgatgatgatggtgattatgttgttgatgttgatgatgatggcaatgatgatgatgatgatgatcgaTGAGACGACAAGGGGTTTCACAAAACTGCAACAACCGTGCTATCAAGGCGTTTCCCGACGTTCCTCAGAGGCGACGTTTTCGTCATGTAAGGGCTCACAGAAGTTTGCAAGTGTTCTCTATTCAGCATTTCTAGTTTGCGTCAAATTCAAATAATATAACAAAGAATCATTTTGGTAAAGTATGCTCTTGAGAATGCCAAAGGAGTGACTaggaatattttttaaattctgcTTAGTTATTTAAAGTAAGTAAATTAAAAACGAAAGTTCTGAAATTATACCCACGAATTTCGTCAACGTATTTATAAACGCCTGGACAAGAGCAGGAAGTCAGTTAAATACCAGTACCAAGAGATTATAATCTCTTGTAAATACTTACTCATGCTTGTAATCTCATAATCGGTAAATTtgataaaacttgaaaattgacGTTTTGCTATTTGTAAGCACCGCAAACACTCTTTTTATCTAGAAATGGTTCTACGTTAAGATTCGGTTTTATACCGAAGCTACTTGTGTCCTGTGTCTGTATTGGTTTCCCTCTTTACTTGTGAGCTTGTTCGTCCTCTTTTTCTGGttccttttgttcttgtttgccattttCAATGATCTCGGAGAAGGTAACACGAAGAGAGTTTAAACTTCTAGCGTCCCTTCCAGCAGATGTCATTCTCGTTTGTGTGGAAAGATTGAAGGTGTCATTACGGAACAGCCCCTTGAGGGTATGGCGCAAAGCattttggtattttttgccAAAAGCAAAGCAGCTGCATGGATTGATGGCGGGCCAAGAGTGCAAAAGGAAGTGAGCAACGAAGACAACGTTTCGAAATGCGCATGTAGACGGCATCTTCCAGTTCCACACGAAAATGATCACAAACATCAGAACGAGCATGGGGCCAATGCAAATGATGAAGGCAGCCAATATGGCAAGTGACAAGCCAATAACCTGCCTGGTCTTTTGATAGCTCCGACCGCTGCTATTTGTGGACAGCTTTTTCGCTTGATGGTGTCTTCGCTTTATTGTCCATGCTATGGTGCTGTAAGCGATAGCCAAGATGCAAACTGGTACCAAAAAGAACGTGATGAACATGCCCGTAAGGAAACTGCTATGAGTGCTGTTATGGTTAAAACCCCAGTCGTGCTTGCATGTGTGGGACTGTGAAGTTTCATCATAGACTAACCTCAAGGTGTAAAAGTATGGAGCATGAACAGATATTGCCACAATCCATGTGCACACGATGCCTCCTATGCGCATTTTCGACGATATCAGTTTTGCTTTCAGTGGAAAGACGACAGCAATAAACCTGTCGATTGACAATAGGAGAAGGCTTTGGATTGAAACATACACAGAAACATCAGGCAGGAAGTAGATAAGCTTGCATAAGGCATTGCCAAGTGCTAATGGGCTGTCTACGAGAAAGGCATCGGAACCCTTAAGGATGCTTGCTATTTGAACTGGCATGACTGTGAAGGGACTGAAAAGGTCAGAGAAGGCCATGTTGACCACGAAATAATTGATTGAAACTCGAAGTGGCTTGTGTTTCGAAAAGACGAAGATGATAAGTACATTTCCAATTACAGAGACGAGGATAATGATGCAATAGGCTGTAACTTGAAAGGCCTTCTCCGGTTCCGAGTGAGCGCTGCAACCTATTATCGTGGTGGCGTTTGATGAGTTGTTGGTTGGAGAAGCTGCCGTGGAGTTTTCAGACATACCGGCCGtattatttaaacaaagtcACCTTTTTGTGCAGTGGTTCAGTCCAGTTTAACCGACCTGCCTTGCAAGTAATATTCCTGTTCTTCAACTTCTTTCCCGCTGGATTGTTCTGTGGAAGAAACGGAATCATCATTGTCACGGTTTAAAATGACAAGGATTTTATTTTTGATCTCTGTTTTTCCTTTAGCTTTTCTCAATCGTTTTCCTTTTACTTATCAATTTGGAAGTCATTTACTTCCTCTCAAGGCGACCAACCACAACAAATCAACAATATCTTTGTATTGAAAGTGATGAGTTACATGTCAACTGCTGtgaaaatcaaattaaatgaaGAGATTAATTTTTTTGATGTTGACTGGGGGATATTCGGATAAAATCCAAGAGTTTCTTTGCACGAGTCGAACCTGCGACCTTctgattactagttcggatgctttaTAACTGAGCTATAAAAGACCCATTTGTTATCAGAAACAAGACGCCTCcaaaggcgtatccgtggaatgcgcaaacagttaacacaaattgtccacttacagtgaacttcaagtacggGTAAACTTCGggaaatggcgagagattaccagaaagatacatctgtaatataacttgaagttgtctgttgtaaaaactcattatttaatgttactaaatttgcaaatgcaaacaaggaagccctattagcgggttatcgggatacgggatctttcatttatttattttttggaatgagattttatttaaatcctacagttttacttccttccttaactccgttcatccaaaaattacaagatcagccttaaatcatccgaaaaacttattacagatcacagttcagcaacttatcatcctgggccagttgttcaaaagccgattaatgctaatctcaggttaaaaatgaacaaacaaattttattctctactcccaaatgctgttcaaggctgatattccgtGAACCTTtccattagaagaagtcaataagcaaaggaaactttcaccaaaaagtttcgctaatcctggattaaggtaatcggctttcgaacaaccgggccatgtATTCGAATTCCGGtcccgtaatcctggtttagtttcttgcaaactgtttaaatctgccgtggcgaagacaaaaagacaacatgtgtactccatttctcagaatgctcaaaaatgtaaaattccgtaattgcgcgttctatagtccagtccaaagttctagttttacaattccataatcttgatttcagtattagagtaacttggtaccaaacgtttcacaataacttgaaatctcgtcaagaaaaaagcttaaatccagtagtccagtctggGTTGAAATCGCCAAAAATTCTTTCGattatcgattcaaaactcaacaaaagctacaagtagtaaatagttctcacaaactacaaaagttcgtcacgattctacactcgagctgaacaaaaaactatcaaacacgaaaacaaaaaaccctagtgatcgATTCTCGAGAAAACACTCtctagttactgcactaccacacgtacgcaatgcgctcctactttaaaaaatatcacgTATCCCCCcactttccccccccccccccccccagctaAAAATCCCAAATCCCCACAAGTTTTCCCATGTCCTGATCGCTTTTCGGCcaagattagtttctcggccaatgGCTACGGTCAAGTGCCCATGTactacgtacggtacttttcTCAGTGCCTTAAGGGGCGaacacagaacagtttcggttgTTTAAGACAAACAACCGAAACTGTTCTTGCACAGAGGGTAGGGAAATGCCCGTGGTTTACCAGGGAGGATGTTGAAGATTCGGTCTGATCGACACAAGTAACAATTACAACTGCGTTGAGTTTGTCTCTTCAGTAGATTGAAGTTGTCCTTTCGTAATATgtggtacacgatattgtttggtatcgtaaatcattacagtgtcATAGTAGATATCTTTGCTAGATatcccctgagaagacatgtggacCCAGAGCgatggaagaaaagaaaagcaaatcgagaaacatttagcttcaaggctgacaagttgatcgtttacaacttctttttcattaCAACCTTCAGCGTGTACTCTAAGCTTCTGACAACTTTCCAAGACCAATTTGCATTGAGATTAAGCCCTTTCCGGGggggttagtaactggatgggagACATCAAAAGATGCAACTTGCTGTCAcgaacatacgaccaaaaattctattttaatgcccaaaaatgcgaacaaagcaaggcacagattttgttagcctgccttacatgtatgcaaaacaaatattaacggaaaagtaagtaaatattgatatgtagtttttaaggagagcagaatgaacttttaggaagtgtcgatcgagaataagacaatttgtgagatgaagacatcataaattttgtgccacgaatataatacaagttaccatcagcgaaaaatatttcgggagatttttgtacgTTCAAtctgagttcaatttttctatcgtacttttggtcgtacaagtaaaatcacaaaatcgaaagtgacatcgattttagcggccgcctgtgatcaagttaccttgcgtgtttaatactgacaactcacgaaacaaaggatgcatctgtgacaaaatgacggcaagacaccgggtttttgttcgtttactttttttctttcaagttttaataaagCTCGACAAGAtatatgtgcgaatttaacacaaagatctcaATCGTTGATGTTAGCCCcggtgtcagctgaagttaagctcctccgaatgaggttagtacttggatgggggaccgctgcgaagtccccgtgacggacatcagtaattcgtttttttaaaacttgatttcattttttattttgtttggccgttgaaagctattttctttttttctttctacgtcaaaacggctgaacgaaccggttcccaagaaatattggagtattcgtgCAAAATACtcctaatgaagtattcgttctgtgCAAAATACCGCAATGTTCACAGCGGAACACACAAGTataagtacgaagcaagatctgcAATTTacgtagaaaattcttcttacctttaaagcttgtctttctcaaagaaaaaacatctgtccactttatcgaatattttaatactgtgtcaatcatggccggcggaaagattccacaatAAATACTTGCTTTCCTCGCTGCAGCAGAACTGTGTCGCGGTGGCCGAGTGGCCTTAACGCGCGCACATGATCGCGAAACACAAGGAGAGTGTATGGTTTCTAATTGGGGCAGGGATGTTCGAATATACTGAAGGGTATAAAGGTAAATTCACCCGATCGGtgcttaattcaatatccgtggggtatgcacatttgtgactaccaacaaaaaaaataaaatttgataccagcccggttttaagacgtggtatgccttcggcattccacgtaataacCGATGTGGCTGCAGGAGCCAAACAGTTCTCGCTATCGTCGCAAGCAtgtgtacaataaaaaatacgCAGAAGCGTTTTCTGAGATAACAAAAAGTAATTATGAGCTTGCATACGTTATCTTTGAGTATACTTGCTTCGCCAGTACGAATCATACAAAGTCCATAATTAATGTACGTAGTGCTGACTTTCGAGGCAAACTAACCGCCCTTAAGCAATTATATATAGCGCCGACTTGAATTAAAGCAAATAATTGAAGCTTCGTAATGACTATGAGCATTCACAAGGACATTTAAGATCGACACATCTTGGAGATAAGAACgttgtttgtttgatttgtgAAACTCACGTTAAACATCTTCAGAATGATATCGAGTTCAGCCTAGTTATAACGTAGAATTCTGGAATTAGCCAATGAATAAATCTTGCTAGTTTTAAGCAGATTCGCCTTTAAGAAGTAGCAACTTGCTTTCTTCTTCCTTACATATCTAGTTCTATAGTTTCACACCCAGGGGACAGCTGGTACTGACAACGATTCAGCTAAGCATAAAATCATACAAAACAATATTAAGGAGTCGTTACAGAACTCTTTATGTGATAGTTGGgcttgataaaaataaattagtaaAATTTAATGGTGCATTTTGTGTTAGCataacattaattaatttacGATTAATACTTCATCAATGCAAACATTTCATCGACAGCACCTATTGCAGTTTTTCTTTAATTGAATTTTATCTCGGGGAAGGTCGACCGCAGCGTGTTGAGCAATATGTTTTTCTACCTTTGACTAATCAAACTGCTCGGAAGCCGCCAATATGTATAATGAAATGTTGACTTTTCTACCCCCTGCATTCTTTTGGAGTGTTTTCCAAAATATCGTGCGGATGCcaaaatggatgtaataaaaggAGTTCAATGTTATCAtcatttcattcaaatgttTAGACTTCAACAATACATCATGTTAGATGATAGCCATTAAATCTGGAGTCTAAAATTATAATTAAACTTTGAGcaaatgatgaaatgaaagcTCTCGCACGTTTTTCATCGACGTTGTCGTTGTTAAACGAAATTAACCGAAAcccttgtctttttttaaagtttacttGATTGAAATTGCTGCCAAAATTCAGGCGTTGCAACAAAAAGATATTGTGGACCGACAATCCTTTGACAAACTACGGAAAAAAAGGAAGGCCTGTTGCGGTCTGATTCGACCCGCCGCTGCTTCCTCGTGGAATGTTCCAATTTTGCCTTGCGCAGCAGATGGTTCTCACTCAAACATCTGGTAACTTGGTAGTAATTGATATTATGGATCTGTCGAAATTGTTCTCTGATTGTAAGTCCATTTACATCAGGGTTGTGAGGATTTATGTTTCTCTTCAAGCTAAAAAGTCACAAGTATCAAATTGAGCGTAGTACGGAAAGGAAACTCAATCTTAAATTGAGTCAGATCCACGCTGTAATGCCATTgatgagaaagaaaaggaaaaaaaaaatgatccgCGTTGAAATTAAAAGTGACTGTATCTGACACTTAACTTGCCACCGAGGCAGCAACACCGTCTCTTTAAAAACGTCTTGAAACCCTTTATTCAAACGTTTGAAGCAAAGGTTCACTAAATCTTTTCGGGAATTTCCAGGGTAAGGTAGTAAAATCACCTGACGGTTAAGTATCGAGAGCACAAACGCACCTCTTGCGGAGACTCCTTACCTTATTACTTTGACAAGTTAAGCCAGGAGGATCCAATGTTACTGATCACGACGAGAGTGAAAATATCGTCCTCGTAAGTTGTTTCGCCGCTTTTTTTAACGGGGTATCGCGTGGTTAACTATTAAAGAAACATAAGAGGGCAATATTGATAATCAAACAACATGACATTTACTTCGGCATTATTTGCCAACCACCGGTAAACAAGTGAGAAGTAACTTCCTTCGCAGTTAAGGAAGACGCTTGCATATCTTCCTCGTATCTAAAAACTGTCGATTATCGGGAATGAAGATGGGCAAAAGACACAAGTACACAAATTGATGGTTGCTGCCAGTTTCCCGGGAATGG from Montipora capricornis isolate CH-2021 chromosome 9, ASM3666992v2, whole genome shotgun sequence encodes:
- the LOC138017887 gene encoding neuropeptide Y receptor type 1-like isoform X1, encoding MSENSTAASPTNNSSNATTIIGCSAHSEPEKAFQVTAYCIIILVSVIGNVLIIFVFSKHKPLRVSINYFVVNMAFSDLFSPFTVMPVQIASILKGSDAFLVDSPLALGNALCKLIYFLPDVSVYVSIQSLLLLSIDRFIAVVFPLKAKLISSKMRIGGIVCTWIVAISVHAPYFYTLRLVYDETSQSHTCKHDWGFNHNSTHSSFLTGMFITFFLVPVCILAIAYSTIAWTIKRRHHQAKKLSTNSSGRSYQKTRQVIGLSLAILAAFIICIGPMLVLMFVIIFVWNWKMPSTCAFRNVVFVAHFLLHSWPAINPCSCFAFGKKYQNALRHTLKGLFRNDTFNLSTQTRMTSAGRDARSLNSLRVTFSEIIENGKQEQKEPEKEDEQAHK